Proteins encoded within one genomic window of Amycolatopsis sp. 2-15:
- the hisH gene encoding imidazole glycerol phosphate synthase subunit HisH — MVILDYGSGNLRSAERAVARAGAEVEVTADPHAALEADGLVVPGVGAFSACMAGLLDVKGQRIIGKRLAGDRPVLGICVGMQILFGRGVEHGEETEGTGEWPGTVERLHADVLPHMGWNTVRAPADSQLFAGLDPDERFYFVHSYAAREWELESGLAGRQPKVTWANHGEDFVAAVENGPLWATQFHPEKSGDAGAKLLRNWLATL, encoded by the coding sequence GTGGTGATTCTCGACTACGGTTCCGGCAACCTCCGCTCCGCCGAACGCGCCGTCGCGCGCGCCGGCGCCGAGGTGGAGGTCACCGCCGACCCGCATGCCGCGCTCGAGGCCGACGGGCTGGTCGTGCCCGGGGTGGGAGCCTTCTCCGCCTGCATGGCGGGGCTGCTCGACGTGAAGGGCCAGCGCATCATCGGCAAGCGCCTCGCCGGCGACCGTCCGGTGCTCGGCATCTGCGTGGGCATGCAGATCCTCTTCGGCCGCGGCGTCGAGCACGGCGAGGAGACCGAGGGCACGGGGGAGTGGCCCGGCACCGTCGAGCGGCTCCACGCCGACGTGCTGCCCCACATGGGCTGGAACACCGTCCGCGCGCCCGCGGACTCGCAGCTGTTCGCCGGCCTCGACCCGGACGAGCGCTTCTACTTCGTGCACTCCTACGCGGCGCGCGAGTGGGAGCTGGAGTCCGGCCTCGCCGGGCGGCAGCCCAAGGTGACCTGGGCCAACCACGGCGAGGACTTCGTGGCGGCGGTGGAGAACGGCCCGCTGTGGGCCACGCAGTTCCACCCCGAGAAGTCGGGCGACGCGGGTGCGAAGCTGCTGCGCAACTGGCTGGCCACGCTCTAG